In Prionailurus viverrinus isolate Anna unplaced genomic scaffold, UM_Priviv_1.0 scaffold_60, whole genome shotgun sequence, one genomic interval encodes:
- the TPGS1 gene encoding tubulin polyglutamylase complex subunit 1: MAAVEKRRPAVAPAASFPDSGRPAVSRAAAATESEEDFLRQVGVTEMLRAALLKVLEARPEEPIAFLAHYFENMGLRSPANGGAGEPPGQLLLQQQRLGRALWHLRLAHHSQRTAFNNNVGVAYECLSASGRKKKPGLDGRTYSELLKRICRDGEAPEEVVAPLLHKIQCRDHEAVPLDVFRAGMLTCFVLLEFVARAGALYQLLEDPTLAVADRRVGQAVLDTLEGALQASAGAAVPACFLEAGSRLGPDSLALAMDRALVARRPSSPMTREEFLEKAAALFIAKVKPVG; this comes from the exons ATGGCGGCAGTGGAGAAGCGGCGGCCGGCCGTGGCTCCGGCGGCCAGTTTCCCCGACAGCGGCCGGCCGGCGGTGTCCCGGGCAGCTGCAGCGACCGAGAGTGAGGAGGACTTCCTGCGGCAGGTCGGCGTGACGGAGATGCTGCGCGCGGCTCTGCTGAAGGTGCTGGAGGCGCGGCCCGAGGAGCCGATCGCCTTCCTGGCGCACTACTTCGAGAACATGGGCCTGCGCTCGCCTGCAAACGGCGGCGCCGGGGAGCCCCCGGGCCAGCTCCTGTTGCAGCAGCAGCGCCTGGGCCGCGCGCTGTGGCACCTTCGCCTGGCTCACCACTCCCAGAG GACGGCCTTCAACAACAACGTCGGCGTGGCCTACGAGTGCCTGAGTGCCAGTGGGCGCAAGAAGAAGCCGGGGCTGGACGGGCGCACCTACAGCGAGCTGCTCAAGCGCATCTGCCGGGACGGGGAAGCCCCCGAGGAGGTCGTCGCTCCCCTGCTGCACAAGATCCAGTGCCGGGACCATGAGGCCGTGCCGCTGGACGTCTTCCGCGCCGGGATGCTCACCTGCTTCGTGCTACTGGAGTTCGTGGCGCGGGCCGGCGCCCTCTACCAGCTCCTGGAGGACCCCACGCTGGCTGTGGCCGACCGCCGCGTGGGCCAGGCCGTGCTGGACACCCTGGAGGGGGCCCTGCAGGCCAGCGCCGGGGCTGCTGTGCCTGCCTGCTTCCTGGAGGCTGGCTCGCGCCTGGGCCCCGACAGCCTGGCGCTGGCCATGGACCGCGCCCTGGTGGCTCGGCGGCCCAGCTCCCCCATGACCCGGGAGGAGTTCCTGGAGAAGGCTGCCGCCCTCTTCATAGCCAAGGTCAAGCCGGTGGGCTGA